The following proteins are encoded in a genomic region of Brachypodium distachyon strain Bd21 chromosome 1, Brachypodium_distachyon_v3.0, whole genome shotgun sequence:
- the LOC100831902 gene encoding zinc finger protein ZAT1-like: MDELAAGGGAGMRMMTHTCKVCGKGFSGGRSLGGHMRSHISHGEAVPAVEAGGSNGGGGGGGAYGLRENPKKTRRLSDFAAEEGEDGDGGGGGQYRACRECGKLFSSWRSLFRHLRRDHDGDGEEEEDDVDDQLGEEEFFAEEEAEVEPPVLSPAEDVALCLLMLSRDTAAPAPPQKEEPTPPPPLENYHKKKTPPKPKPKQVSYLPRNAYNSDDDSPAPLQYGDGKIIKSTTKKRRSSGGGHYYAAPNSSSSPKQQQPPPPKRTRYECPGCGRVFSSYQALGGHRASHKRINTNCSAPKPTAPAAAAPEPSVETAYTASSFSTPSPSASVATIGAASGARKKTALAVEEKLACELYYGGGAGAEQDEHVAELDLNFPPAPSSEDAP; encoded by the exons ATGGATGAGCTTGCAGCTGGTGGTGGTGCGGGGATGAGGATGATGACGCACACGTGCAAGGTGTGCGGGAAAGGGTTCTCCGGCGGCCGCTCGCTCGGCGGCCACATGCGCTCCCACATCTCGCACGGCGAGGCGgtgccggcggtggaggctggcggcagcaatggcggcggcggcggcggcggggcttaCGGGCTGAGGGAGAACCCCAAGAAGACGCGCCGGCTGTCCGATTTcgccgccgaggagggagaggatggcgatggaggtggcggcgggcaGTACAGGGCGTGCCGGGAGTGCGGGAAGCTCTTCTCGTCATGGCGATCGCTGTTCCGCCACTTGCGGAGGGAtcacgacggcgacggcgaggaggaagaggatgacGTGGACGACCAGctgggagaggaggagttCTTCgctgaggaggaggcggaagtGGAGCCGCCGGTGCTGTCACcggcg GAGGACGTCGCGCTCTGCCTCCTCATGCTCTCGCGCGacaccgccgcccccgccccgccgcAGAAAGAGgagccgacgccgccgccgcctctggaGAATTACCACAAGAAGAAGACTccgccgaagccgaagcccaaGCAGGTGTCGTACCTCCCAAGAAACGCTTACAACTCCGACGACGATTCTCCAGCCCCGCTCCAGTACGGCGACGGGAAGATCATCAAGAGTACTACCAAGaagcggaggagcagcggcggcggccattaCTACGCCGCTCCCAATTCGAGCAGCTCCccgaagcagcagcagccgccgccgccgaagcgcACCCGTTACGAGTGCCCCGGGTGCGGCCGCGTGTTCAGCTCCTACCAGGCGCTCGGCGGCCACCGCGCCAGCCACAAGCGGATCAACACCAACTGCAGCGCGCCCAAGCCTACCGCCCCCGCCGCTGCAGCACCTGAGCCGAGCGTCGAGACGGCTTACACCGCCTCGTCCTTCAGCACGCCGTCCCCGTCGGCCTCGGTGGCCACCATTGGCGCCGCCAGCggcgcgaggaagaagacagctctggcggtggaggagaagctCGCGTGCGAGCTctactacggcggcggcgccggcgcggagcAGGATGAGCACGTGGCGGAGCTCGACCTCAACTTCCCGCCGGCTCCGTCGTCGGAGGACGCTCCTTGA
- the LOC100846178 gene encoding filamin-A-interacting protein 1 isoform X1 codes for MSSSSNGAKVLPKREKNNQEKLQLDKNAASRACAKDRQYIEKLETELRNCYQEIDYLQDQLNIRNIEANIMGEHIHGLELKLTELEKFPERVRVMDNDLMRSDSQCWLLMEEVQCKEEELQKAALQIEKLESATLDSQCEIESLKLDLTTLEQKLFDAESFGQHTVEFKARMEKQLWDYELQLQAAQNTIDNLELEKKQLTEELLSRRALKLSSSTAEEQLYKTSGHDGNANCEEDHEILEKMAKQNEEPELLIEQLKVELREQKLKAKEDAEDLTQEMAELRYQITGMLEEEYKRRSCIEQAAIQQIQQLEAQISGEQRKLSGALRRLQESHELAKTQDMEIKKLKDALGRLNSMAKFGRVCKSCSCGFCPMLPELSNCSIEGSVDVGSSNANNIDEKSENQALLEWRHIDEKSENQALLEWRPDEASEGDAG; via the exons ATGTCTAGTAGCTCCAATGGTGCAAAGGTTCTGccgaaaagagagaaaaataatcaGGAG AAATTACAGCTCGACAAAAATGCAGCTTCTAGAGCCTGTGCGAAGGACAGGCAGTATATTGAGAAATTGGAGACTGAGCTAAGGAATTGCTATCAGGAGATCG ACTATTTGCAGGATCAATTGAATATCAGGAATATTGAAGCAAATATCATGGGAGAGCATATTCACGGTCTTGAATTGAAACTAACTGAACTTGAGAAGTTCCCTGAAAGAGTGAGAGTTATGGACAATGATTTGATGCGCTCTGATTCTCAGTGCTGGCTTCTGATGGAAGAAGTTCAATGCAAAGAAGAGGAGTTGCAAAAGGCGGCCTTACAAATTGAGAAGCTTGAAAGTGCAACTTTAGATTCGCAATGTGAAATTGAGAGCTTAAAACTTGATCTGACTACACTCGAGCAGAAACTATTTGATGCCGAGAGCTTTGGCCAGCATACTGTTGAGTTCAAAGCTAGGATGGAGAAACAACTGTGGGATTATGAGCTCCAGCTGCAAGCAGCACAAAACACAATTGATAATCTTGAACTTGAGAAGAAACAACTGACAGAAGAGCTGCTGTCTAGAAGAGCTCTTAAATTATCCTCTTCTACAGCTGAGGAGCAACTTTATAAAACATCGGGACATGATGGCAATGCGAACTGTGAAGAGGACCATGAAATTCTTGAAAAGATGGCAAAGCAAAATGAAGAACCTGAACTTCTAATTGAGCAGCTCAAG GTAGAACTTCGAGAGCAAAAACTGAAAGCAAAGGAGGATGCAGAAGATCTCACTCAAGAAATGGCTGAACTGAGGTACCAGATAACTGGCATGCTTGAGGAAGAATACAAGCGTCGATCTTGCATCGAGCAAGCAGCTATTCAACAAATTCAGCAGCTGGAGGCTCAG ATCTCCGGGGAGCAGAGAAAATTGAGTGGAGCACTAAGACGATTGCAGGAATCGCATGAACTAGCTAAAACACAAGATATGGAGATTAAGAAACTGAAGGATGCTTTAGGG AGGTTGAACTCCATGGCCAAGTTCGGGCGGGTTTGCAAATCTTGCTCTTGTGGGTTCTGTCCAATGTTGCCAGAATTGTCTAATTGCTCGATTGAAGGGTCAGTTGATGTTGGATCTTCCAATGCTAACAACATTGATGAAAAGTCAGAGAATCAAGCTCTGCTAGAATGGCGTCACATTGATGAAAAGTCAGAGAACCAAGCTCTGCTAGAATGGCGTCCTGACGAAGCTTCGGAAGGTGACGCCGGCTAG
- the LOC100846178 gene encoding filamin-A-interacting protein 1 isoform X2: MSSSSNGAKVLPKREKNNQEKLQLDKNAASRACAKDRQYIEKLETELRNCYQEIDYLQDQLNIRNIEANIMGEHIHGLELKLTELEKFPERVRVMDNDLMRSDSQCWLLMEEVQCKEEELQKAALQIEKLESATLDSQCEIESLKLDLTTLEQKLFDAESFGQHTVEFKARMEKQLWDYELQLQAAQNTIDNLELEKKQLTEELLSRRALKLSSSTAEEQLYKTSGHDGNANCEEDHEILEKMAKQNEEPELLIEQLKVELREQKLKAKEDAEDLTQEMAELRYQITGMLEEEYKRRSCIEQAAIQQIQQLEAQISGEQRKLSGALRRLQESHELAKTQDMEIKKLKDALGVCA; the protein is encoded by the exons ATGTCTAGTAGCTCCAATGGTGCAAAGGTTCTGccgaaaagagagaaaaataatcaGGAG AAATTACAGCTCGACAAAAATGCAGCTTCTAGAGCCTGTGCGAAGGACAGGCAGTATATTGAGAAATTGGAGACTGAGCTAAGGAATTGCTATCAGGAGATCG ACTATTTGCAGGATCAATTGAATATCAGGAATATTGAAGCAAATATCATGGGAGAGCATATTCACGGTCTTGAATTGAAACTAACTGAACTTGAGAAGTTCCCTGAAAGAGTGAGAGTTATGGACAATGATTTGATGCGCTCTGATTCTCAGTGCTGGCTTCTGATGGAAGAAGTTCAATGCAAAGAAGAGGAGTTGCAAAAGGCGGCCTTACAAATTGAGAAGCTTGAAAGTGCAACTTTAGATTCGCAATGTGAAATTGAGAGCTTAAAACTTGATCTGACTACACTCGAGCAGAAACTATTTGATGCCGAGAGCTTTGGCCAGCATACTGTTGAGTTCAAAGCTAGGATGGAGAAACAACTGTGGGATTATGAGCTCCAGCTGCAAGCAGCACAAAACACAATTGATAATCTTGAACTTGAGAAGAAACAACTGACAGAAGAGCTGCTGTCTAGAAGAGCTCTTAAATTATCCTCTTCTACAGCTGAGGAGCAACTTTATAAAACATCGGGACATGATGGCAATGCGAACTGTGAAGAGGACCATGAAATTCTTGAAAAGATGGCAAAGCAAAATGAAGAACCTGAACTTCTAATTGAGCAGCTCAAG GTAGAACTTCGAGAGCAAAAACTGAAAGCAAAGGAGGATGCAGAAGATCTCACTCAAGAAATGGCTGAACTGAGGTACCAGATAACTGGCATGCTTGAGGAAGAATACAAGCGTCGATCTTGCATCGAGCAAGCAGCTATTCAACAAATTCAGCAGCTGGAGGCTCAG ATCTCCGGGGAGCAGAGAAAATTGAGTGGAGCACTAAGACGATTGCAGGAATCGCATGAACTAGCTAAAACACAAGATATGGAGATTAAGAAACTGAAGGATGCTTTAGGGGTATGTGCAT AG
- the LOC100846482 gene encoding SNAP25 homologous protein SNAP33, protein MPVSRAAKPVSSKPNPFDSDSESEFTSKPARASSSYSVDPSTKSQYKNGFHDSGGFENQSVQELESYAEYKADETTQRVNDCLRLAENIREGATNTLITLHKQGEQINRTHETAANIDQDLSRSETLLGSLGGLFSKTWKPKKTRQIKGPAIITRDDSFKRRANHLEQREKLGLSSSPREKLNSQKYSDPTNAMEKVQVEKDKQDNALSDLSDILGQLKGMALDMGSEIDRQTKAMDGLQDDVVELNSRVKGANQRARRLLWK, encoded by the exons ATGCCTGTGTCAAGAGCTGCAAAGCCTGTGTCTTCTAAACCAAATCCTTTCGACTCAGACTCGGAATCTGAATTTACCTCAAAACCTGCAAGAGCATCATCTTCCTATTCAGTTGATCCTAGCACCAAGAGCCAATACAAGAATGGCTTCCATGATTCAGGCGGATTCGAGAACCAATCTGTGCAAGAACTGGAGAGTTACGCTGAATACAAGGCCGATGAGACCACTCAGAGAGTGAATGACTGCCTTCGGCTTGCTGAAAACATCAGAGAGGGTGCTACAAACACTCTAATCACTTTGCATAAGCAGGGTGAACAGATAAATAGGACCCATGAAACAGCTGCAAACATTGATCAGGACCTTAGCAGG AGCGAGACACTTCTGGGAAGCCTTGGAGGGCTTTTCTCAAAAACCTGGAAGCCAAAGAAAACTAGGCAAATAAAGGGTCCAGCAATTATAACAAGAG ATGATTCCTTCAAAAGAAGGGCTAACCACTTAGAACAGAGAGAGAAATTAGGACTGTCTTCAAGCCCTAGGGAGAAGTTGAATTCTCAGAAGTACTCCGATCCCACTAATGCCATGGAGAAAGTCCAG GTAGAGAAGGATAAGCAAGACAACGCCCTTTCTGATCTTAGTGATATCCTGGGACAGCTCAAGGGCATGGCTCTGGACATGGGCTCAGAAATAGATAG GCAGACCAAAGCGATGGATGGTCTACAGGATGATGTGGTTGAACTCAACTCCAGGGTTAAAGGAGCCAACCAGCGTGCGCGCCGTTTGCTCTGGAAATAA
- the LOC100846786 gene encoding S phase cyclin A-associated protein in the endoplasmic reticulum, with translation MENDHGDGDDLGSGWFEVKKKHRSSSKFTLQRSSGSSSHKPPNLSSRPQTNCGGDSSRWYGRLQYRPQSTNVNVGVGEFGSNDTTQDHREECVDAGASNLKTGFNVSASEHAVNKPELLLAEETSEPPKTDMVDQTDLSGPHESSNYSNGLKEIVEHSDHVLDPPKTETVVVLSNTSVKFGDFDEVPGQALPSDSSRDNNSSRKYMDDEDATQFRNESKDESKLEDEMNSNTNFDTSPIMIHAAEPPSENKRNPLHPCEIPDSPVDVSDSTTLADPLSLPCSNNDLEVPVTSTSVASMESQIPLNIHSTASVYFGGETSESKERFRQRLWCFLFENLNRAVDELYLLCELECDMEQINESMLVLDEATADFQELKSRAEHFDNTKKSPSLPKEGMPMTVKADHRRPHALSWEVRRMTSSPHRQEILSSSLEAFQRIQLELACKQAGITAESFTSSSSGEVSSRSSKMTTASATVGNISLKVESHVKLSDSSERKATEERQRKEVLKSGRSFPQSMPSSSTKSRRGALEPISEIDKLTFKKDKELPESKFDRLKSTDILKRSTAHLEKEKQNTAHWKSMDAWKEKRNWEDILKSPVRSSRVSHSPGVGRKVTERGRVLHDKLMSPEKKKRSALDTKREAEEKHARALRIRSQLESERVQRLQRTTEKLSRVNELHAVRSSKLREVMNARHQRGESRHEAYLAQVAKRAGDESIKVSEVRFITSLNDETKKFLLRQKLHDSEMRRAEKLQVIKTKQKEDNAREEAVSERRKFLEAEKMQRLAEIQRKKEEAIVRREEERKASSAAREARTAEQQRRKEIRVKAQQEEAELLAQKLAEKLRESEQRRKYYLEQIRERASMDFRDQPSPFQRRFPSKDSQNRSVSANSGEDSQIVGNASTAESMVKSSNSTQMKRRIKKIRQRLMALKHEFVEPVIGENTGIAHRTALGAAKAKLSRWLQELQRLRQARKEGAPSIGLIVGDMTKYLEGKDLELHATRQVGLLDFIASALPASHTSRPVACQVTVYLLRLLRVLLSLPANQTYFLVQNLLPPIIPMLSASLENYIKVAASNSGSLNLPSSKTSTENMETVGEVLDGFLWTVTVIVGHTNLDDEQLQMQEGLIELIVAYQIIHRLRDLFALYDRPQVEGSPLPSSILFGLKLLAILTSKLGNFTTIDWESCKCRIPGANLAHECEYLSSQDIGAGDQSMEPAKSGDAKLRSTEFGLSECDDCGFNKRVEENKSSEQHGCSVLGDGTLDETRKDLLGLSTGLNNSRSTLGIQSSDLGDTIDQHSEIPSQKDENSTMDGCLEGRKLNNICIVMNDSPGKGNEINLKQSVVRVLSAMAETGLVSLPSLLTAVLLQANNRSSSEQASAILPSNFEEVATAVLKVLNNVACLDITLLQCMLARSDLKMEFFHLISFLLSHCMNKWRVPNDQVGLLLLESLLLLGYFSLFHAGNQAVLRWGKSPTILHKVCDLPFVFFSDPELMPILAAALIAVCYGCDQNRSVVLQEVSSDMLCSLLRSCRSSGQTASDCIATGCSGANNSSDNSTQISLDFRNSLADISVRSSRKNVRPVLGKGISGPIKLNRNKNQKDARGTRTDEDGPLKQRAGEASSAFMLHRKIPAYFLDRAEEFFCSGTEYNTE, from the exons ATGGAGAATGATCATGGAGATGGGGATGATCTGGGGTCAGGGTGGTTTGAAGTGAAAAAG AAACATCGGTCCAGCTCAAAATTCACACTTCAGAGGTCTTCAGGAAGTTCCAGTCATAAACCTCCAAACTTGTCATCGCGCCCTCAGACCAACTGTGGTGGTGACAGTTCAAGGTGGTATGGTAGGCTGCAATATCGACCTCAGAGCACAAATGTTAatgttggtgttggtgaatTTGGTAGTAATGACACAACTCAAGATCATCGTGAAGAATGTGTTGATGCAGGCGCTAGCAACCTTAAGACTGGATTCAATGTTTCAGCCTCAGAGCATGCAGTGAACAAGCCTGAACTGCTGTTGGCTGAAGAAACAAGTGAACCTCCCAAAACTGATATGGTTGATCAAACTGATCTTTCAGGGCCTCATGAATCTTCCAACTATTCAAATGGTCTTAAAGAAATTGTTGAACATTCTGATCATGTCCTGGACCCTCCTAAGACAGAGACAGTAGTTGTTTTGTCCAACACTTCTGTCAAGTTCGGAGATTTTGATGAAGTCCCAGGTCAAGCATTACCCTCAGACTCCTCCAGAGATAATAATTCTTCTAGAAAGTACATGGACGATGAAGATGCTACACAATTCAGAAATGAATCAAAAGATGAAAGTAAACTTGAAGATGAGATGAATTCTAATACAAATTTTGATACATCTCCTATCATGATTCATGCAGCAGAGCCACCCAGTGAAAATAAGAGAAATCCATTGCATCCATGTGAAATACCAGATAGTCCTGTAGATGTTAGTGATTCAACTACCTTAGCTGATCCCCTCTCCCTGCCCTGCTCAAATAATGATCTTGAAGTTCCTGTTACGTCTACCTCCGTTGCGTCCATGGAAAGCCAAATACCACTTAATATTCATTCAACAGCTTCTGTATATTTTGGAGGTGAAACTTCTGAGAGCAAAGAAAGATTCAGACAGAGGCTctggtgttttctttttgagaatcTGAATAGGGCTGTGGATGAACTGTACCTCCTCTGTGAATTAGAATGTGACAtggaacaaattaatgaatCCATGCTCGTTCTTGACGAAGCTACAGCTGATTTTCAAGAACTAAAGTCCAGGGCAGAACATTTTGATAACACCAAAAAATCTCCTAGTTTACCAAAGGAAGGGATGCCAATGACTGTGAAAGCTGACCATCGGAGACCTCATGCATTGTCTTGGGAG GTCAGACGGATGACAAGTTCGCCACATAGGCAAGAGATATTGTCTTCATCTCTAGAGGCCTTCCAGAGGATTCAATTGGAATTGGCATGCAAGCAGGCTGGTATAACAGCAGAGAGTTTTACATCCAGCTCTTCTGGAGAAGTTTCAAGTAGGTCCTCAAAGATGACTACAGCATCAGCAACTGTTGGGAATATCAGTTTGAAAGTAGAGAGTCATGTAAAACTTTCTGATAGTAGTGAGAGAAAAGCTACGGAAGAGAGACAGAGAAAGGAGGTATTGAAGTCAGGTAGATCATTCCCACAAAGTATGCCTTCATCTTCTACAAAGAGTAGAAGAGGGGCACTAGAACCAATCTCTGAGATCGATAAACTCACTTTTAAGAAGGACAAGGAACTGCCAGAGAGCAAATTTGACAGGCTCAAGTCAACGGATATTCTGAAAAGGAGTACAGCCCATCTTGAAAAGGAGAAGCAAAATACAGCACACTGGAAGTCAATGGATGcctggaaagaaaaaagaaactggGAAGATATACTGAAATCTCCTGTTCGGAGTTCTCGTGTCTCTCATTCCCCTGGTGTTGGCAGAAAAGTTACAGAGCGTGGTCGTGTTCTACATGACAAGTTAATGTCTcccgaaaagaagaaaagaagtgcTTTGGATACTAAAAGAGAAGCAGAAGAAAAGCATGCACGGGCTTTGCGAATTAGGAGTCAGTTAGAAAGTGAGAGAGTCCAGAGACTACAACGTACCACCGAAAAGTTAAGTCGTGTCAATGAATTGCATGCTGTGCGCAGCTCAAAACTGCGAGAAGTAATGAATGCACGCCATCAACGTGGTGAATCTCGCCATGAAGCATATCTTGCCCAGGTTGCGAAAAGAGCTGGCGATGAGAGTATTAAGGTCAGTGAGGTTCGTTTTATTACATCACTGAATGATGAAACAAAGAAATTCTTGCTTAGGCAGAAACTTCATGATTCCGAAATGCGGAGAGCTGAAAAGCTACAAGTGATTAAAACAAAGCAGAAGGAGGACAATGCAAGGGAAGAGGCTGTATCAGAACGAAGAAAGTTCCTTGAAGCTGAGAAAATGCAGCGCCTCGCTGAAATACAGCGTAAGAAAGAGGAAGCTATTgtaagaagagaagaggagcgCAAAGCATCTAGTGCTGCACGAGAAGCAAGGACCGCAGAGCAGCAACGAAGAAAAGAGATAAGAGTTAAAGCGCAACAAGAGGAAGCTGAACTTTTAGCACAAAAGCTAGCTGAAAAGCTCCGCGAAAGTGAGCAACGCCGGAAGTATTACCTTGAACAAATACGTGAGAGAGCTTCAATGGATTTTAGGGATCAGCCTTCACCTTTTCAGCGCCGCTTCCCAAGTAAAGATAGCCAAAACCGTTCTGTATCAGCTAATAGTGGTGAAGATTCACAAATAGTAGGCAATGCCAGCACTGCAGAGTCTATGGTTAAATCATCCAATTCCACCCAGATGAAACGAAGGATTAAAAAGATCCGTCAGAGATTAATGGCTCTCAAGCATGAATTTGTTGAACCAGTCATAGGAGAGAATACAGGAATCGCTCATAGGACTGCTCTAGGAGCTGCCAAAGCTAAGTTAAGTAGATGGCTTCAGGAATTGCAGCGACTTCGTCAAGCTAGAAAAGAAGGTGCTCCGAGTATTGGTTTGATTGTAGGTGACATGACAAAG TATTTAGAAGGAAAGGATCTCGAACTGCATGCTACTAGACAAGTTGGTTTGCTCGATTTCATTGCTTCTGCTTTACCTGCCTCTCACACGTCAAGGCCTGTAGCTTGTCAAGTCACTGTTTACCTTCTACGCCTGTTGAGAGTGTTGCTCTCGCTTCCAGCTAATCAAACTTATTTTCTAGTACAAAATCTTTTACCTCCGATTATTCCCATGCTATCTGCATCACTAGAGAATTACATTAAGGTGGCAGCGTCAAACTCTGGAAGTTTGAATCTTCCGTCAAGTAAAACTTCAACAGAGAACATGGAGACAGTAGGTGAAGTTTTAGATGGCTTTTTATGGACTGTTACCGTGATTGTTGGTCACACAAATTTGGATGATGAACAACTCCAAATGCAGGAGGGTCTGATAGAGCTGATTGTAGCTTATCAAATAATCCACCGTCTGCGAGATTTATTTGCCCTTTATGACAGGCCCCAGGTGGAAGGATCCCCACTTCCATCATCCATACTATTTGGTCTCAAACTTCTGGCTATTTTAACATCCAAACTTGGGAACTTCACTACCATTGACTGGGAGTCCTGCAAATGCAGAATTCCAGGTGCTAATCTGGCTCATGAATGCGAATATCTTAGCTCACAAGACATAGGAGCTGGTGACCAGTCGATGGAACCGGCCAAATCTGGAGACGCTAAATTGCGATCTACGGAGTTTGGTCTTTCGGAATGTGATGACTGCGGGTTTAATAAACGGGTTGAAGAAAATAAGTCCTCTGAACAACATGGATGTTCCGTTCTAGGAGATGGAACATTGGATGAAACTAGAAAAGACTTGTTAGGCCTCTCTACTGGCCTGAATAACTCAAGGTCCACACTGGGAATACAATCATCTGATTTGGGAGATACAATAGATCAGCATTCTGAAATTCCTAGTCAGAAAGATGAAAATAGCACCATGGATGGTTGCCTCGAAGGAAGAAAGTTGAATAACATATGTATAGTTATGAATGACAGTCCTGGAAAAGGCAATGAGATAAACCTAAAACAATCTGTTGTGCGTGTACTTTCTGCCATGGCTGAGACAGGCCTTGTTAGTCTGCCTTCACTTTTGACAGCTGTGTTGCTGCAGGCGAACAACAGATCATCATCTGAACAG GCTTCAGCGATTCTTCCATCAAATTTTGAAGAAGTAGCCACTGCTGTATTGAAAGTTTTGAATAATGTGGCATGTTTGGACATCACCCTTCTGCAGTGCATGCTG GCTAGATCAGATCTGAAGATGGAATTCTTCCATTTGATCAGTTTCCTTCTGAGTCATTGCATGAATAAATGGAGAGTACCAAACGATCAG GTTGGTTTACTGCTTCTGGAATCTCTGCTGCTTCTTGGCTACTTCTCTTTGTTCCATGCCGGGAATCAAGCAGTTCTTCGATGGGGTAAGAGCCCCACAATACTTCACAAG GTGTGCGACCTGCCGTTTGTTTTCTTCAGCGACCCTGAGTTGATGCCCATCTTGGCCGCTGCTCTTATTGCCGTTTGCTATGGCTGTGATCAAAATAGAAGTGTAGTACTGCAAGAAGTAAGCTCGGATATGCTATGCTCTTTGCTTCGGTCCTGTAGATCATCAGGACAGACGGCTTCAGATTGCATTGCTACCGGTTGTTCTGGGGCTAACAATTCCAGTGATAATAGCACGCAGATCTCACTGGATTTCAGAAACTCACTAGCTGACATCTCAGTACGGTCAAGCCGCAAAAATGTGCGTCCAGTTTTAGGAAAAGGCATTTCAGGGCCCATCAAACTAAACAGAAATAAGAATCAAAAGGATGCTAGAGGAACAAGAACTGATGAGGATGGACCTCTGAAGCAAAGGGCTGGTGAAGCTTCATCGGCTTTTATGTTGCATAGAAAAATTCCAGCTTATTTCTTGGACAGAGCAGAAGAGTTCTTCTGCAGCGGAACAGAATACAACACTGAATAG